The Chondrinema litorale genome includes a window with the following:
- a CDS encoding MOSC domain-containing protein: protein MKIISTNLGKPTPFMWNGKEETTGIFKKPTGKPIFLTKNDVINDHISNRLNHAGYYKACYIFSAEQYPYWQKLYPDLDWSWGMFGENLTVADFDEREVYLGDIYKAGEALVQVSQYREPCYKLGYKFGTPQVIKQFIEHGFGGTYLSILEEGEVNIGDSFTLVERAKNSLTVAELFELVFSKDKNQELLKIAATSTAIPKKKRVWLTSLIQ from the coding sequence ATGAAAATAATCTCGACCAATTTAGGCAAGCCAACACCTTTTATGTGGAATGGCAAAGAAGAAACTACTGGCATTTTTAAAAAACCGACTGGGAAACCGATTTTTTTGACTAAAAATGATGTAATCAACGACCACATATCCAACCGTTTGAATCACGCAGGATATTACAAAGCTTGCTACATTTTCTCTGCTGAGCAATATCCATATTGGCAAAAATTGTATCCAGATTTAGATTGGAGTTGGGGAATGTTTGGCGAAAACCTAACCGTAGCTGATTTTGATGAAAGAGAAGTCTACCTCGGCGATATTTACAAAGCTGGCGAAGCGTTGGTTCAAGTATCTCAATACAGAGAACCTTGTTACAAACTAGGTTATAAATTTGGCACACCTCAAGTAATTAAGCAGTTTATAGAACATGGCTTTGGTGGTACTTATTTAAGTATTCTCGAAGAAGGAGAAGTAAATATTGGCGATAGCTTTACGCTAGTTGAAAGAGCAAAAAACAGTTTAACTGTTGCAGAATTATTTGAGCTTGTATTTTCTAAAGATAAAAACCAAGAGCTATTAAAAATTGCTGCAACCAGTACTGCTATACCTAAAAAGAAAAGAGTTTGGCTTACTAGTTTGATTCAATAA
- a CDS encoding acetylxylan esterase, whose product MIKKHIIAYIFFNLTTTIGFAQNFIPFDWQLVYNSDTVTEKSTPINLLFSWERQGVSYLKPSGNLQTTFFVPKAKKSSDYVLEVTLLAHVESIHINDHYIDGDFSTDFIWSATPEYKSRKFNIPAKYLKFNQENSISIQCDNYAYTGGKNHNAVKFYADSISNSAIDIQFEPENHLFNKPSEVKFDLDIYANTKGFAEIVIENDYHDTLLVKKLTVKKGQQSEKINLATENLQAGFYSITAILKDNAYTGATSFFTVSPTEIQAVSTQPDGYSQYWNNALEELKTVTPKFKVERKDELSTEKRDGYIVQMQSIGNVTIYGYYFTPKKKGKFPAILNLPGYGYGFENLDEFLSVQDDVIELALCVRGHGLSAKSFETEFPAPGFFGYEICDVNKIAYRQIFMDCIRAVDFLFTRDEVDQSKIGVMGSSQGGGLTIMTASLAAEHISACAYGDPFPTDLKNHIRIRTLIQDELNSYLNYYDNKCTFEEGINTFDFFDTKYFAKNIQCQTLYITGLADDDCPPRLGFSAYNDITAPTQFKIFPNDSHIGESNWKKEMMAFFKKQFEF is encoded by the coding sequence ATGATCAAAAAACACATAATTGCCTATATATTTTTTAACCTTACTACAACGATAGGTTTCGCCCAAAACTTTATTCCTTTTGATTGGCAGCTAGTTTACAATTCTGATACAGTAACAGAAAAATCAACTCCCATCAATCTGCTTTTTTCTTGGGAAAGACAAGGAGTCTCCTACCTTAAACCATCGGGAAATCTGCAAACCACATTTTTTGTCCCTAAAGCAAAAAAATCTAGCGATTATGTTTTAGAAGTGACCTTGCTTGCCCATGTGGAAAGCATTCATATTAATGATCATTATATCGATGGAGATTTTAGTACTGATTTCATTTGGTCTGCAACTCCAGAATATAAATCAAGGAAGTTTAATATTCCCGCAAAGTATTTAAAATTCAATCAAGAGAATAGCATTTCCATTCAATGCGATAACTACGCTTATACAGGTGGCAAAAATCATAATGCTGTGAAATTTTATGCAGATTCAATTTCAAACTCAGCAATCGACATTCAATTCGAGCCTGAGAACCATCTCTTCAACAAACCAAGTGAAGTTAAATTCGATTTAGATATTTATGCCAATACCAAAGGATTTGCAGAAATAGTAATTGAAAACGATTACCACGATACTTTACTAGTTAAAAAGCTAACAGTAAAAAAAGGGCAGCAAAGCGAAAAAATTAACTTGGCAACAGAAAATCTGCAAGCAGGGTTTTATTCAATAACAGCCATTTTAAAAGATAATGCTTACACAGGTGCGACCAGTTTCTTTACTGTTTCTCCAACAGAGATTCAAGCTGTTTCCACGCAACCAGATGGTTATAGCCAATATTGGAATAATGCTTTAGAAGAACTCAAAACTGTTACACCTAAATTTAAGGTTGAAAGAAAAGATGAGCTAAGCACGGAAAAGCGAGATGGATACATTGTACAAATGCAATCTATTGGCAATGTAACAATCTATGGTTATTACTTTACGCCGAAGAAAAAAGGGAAGTTCCCTGCCATTTTAAACTTACCGGGCTATGGTTATGGTTTTGAAAACTTGGATGAATTTCTTTCTGTGCAAGATGATGTAATTGAGTTAGCACTTTGTGTAAGAGGACATGGTTTAAGTGCAAAATCTTTCGAAACTGAATTTCCAGCACCGGGATTTTTCGGTTACGAAATCTGCGATGTGAATAAAATTGCTTATCGACAAATTTTTATGGATTGTATTCGCGCTGTAGATTTCTTATTCACTCGTGATGAAGTTGATCAATCAAAAATTGGTGTAATGGGAAGCAGTCAGGGAGGTGGACTTACGATAATGACAGCATCTTTAGCAGCAGAACATATCAGCGCATGTGCCTATGGTGATCCTTTTCCTACTGATTTGAAAAATCATATAAGAATTCGTACCCTCATCCAAGATGAATTGAATAGTTATCTCAATTATTACGACAACAAATGCACTTTTGAAGAAGGTATAAATACATTTGACTTTTTCGATACAAAGTATTTCGCAAAAAACATCCAGTGCCAAACCTTGTATATCACCGGACTAGCAGATGACGATTGCCCACCTAGATTGGGATTTTCTGCCTATAATGACATTACAGCACCAACGCAATTTAAGATTTTCCCGAACGATAGTCACATTGGAGAATCTAACTGGAAAAAAGAAATGATGGCATTTTTTAAGAAACAGTTTGAGTTTTGA
- a CDS encoding alkaline phosphatase D family protein: protein MIKQIQWSYLLMGMSFFTLLSCTDHKSGKNSEITVIDSSSQISITHKVTLPQAHIGDLEIDTMLLDSYTPLPQNIRNFYLEARDVFYENPNANFTNPLILESAQNNNLALMGGPLLGKLDKNGLTIWLRPSTSKSLEIKVNKSNSTEYKSYLKNSPEPGIEQRIEITGLAADTEYNYAIYTNENKIAGGSFKTPPDTEQKGIFRLTFGSDFHKIGLHNPNLINTILKRKPQAMMLLGDNAVDDRDNKVNMHRSDYLLRDISKPWIQLAANIPLYSCWDDHDYFNNDKAGIPEGFNTTDRDALREIWFQNWNNPNFEGSGIYFNTVIGPVEVIMLDSRSCRENSKRGEYGSYLGIEQLNWLIERLKKSKSPFKLISSGTMWSDYISNGKDSWGTWDTLAREEIFKLIESEKIPGVIFLSGDRHGARGFTIPRSTGFEFYEFEAGTLGGVPGPAGMAKDTTHQLFGYDGTEVIAFGEFTFDTKSKDTFVTFRLVDEFGKVLEELKLPYERLVP, encoded by the coding sequence AGTTTTTTTACCTTACTAAGTTGCACCGATCATAAATCTGGTAAAAATAGTGAAATTACTGTTATTGATAGCAGTTCTCAAATCTCAATTACACATAAAGTTACACTCCCGCAAGCACATATAGGCGATTTGGAAATTGATACAATGTTATTAGATAGTTATACTCCTCTGCCTCAAAACATAAGAAACTTTTACCTAGAAGCACGGGATGTTTTTTATGAAAATCCTAATGCTAACTTTACTAATCCATTGATATTAGAGAGTGCTCAAAATAATAATTTGGCTCTTATGGGAGGACCTTTGTTAGGTAAATTGGATAAAAATGGATTAACTATTTGGTTACGTCCATCAACTTCAAAATCATTAGAAATTAAAGTGAATAAATCTAACAGTACAGAATATAAATCGTATTTAAAAAACTCTCCTGAACCAGGTATTGAACAAAGAATCGAAATAACTGGATTAGCTGCTGATACAGAATACAATTATGCTATCTATACTAATGAAAATAAGATTGCAGGAGGTAGTTTTAAAACTCCACCTGATACAGAACAAAAAGGTATATTTCGTTTAACATTCGGCTCAGATTTTCATAAAATTGGTTTACACAACCCAAACCTTATCAATACGATTCTAAAAAGAAAACCACAAGCAATGATGCTATTGGGGGATAATGCCGTAGATGACAGAGACAATAAGGTAAATATGCATCGATCAGATTATCTCCTTCGCGATATTTCTAAACCATGGATTCAACTAGCTGCGAATATACCTTTATACAGTTGCTGGGATGATCATGATTATTTTAATAATGATAAAGCTGGAATTCCTGAGGGCTTCAATACTACTGATAGGGATGCACTTCGTGAAATATGGTTTCAAAACTGGAATAACCCCAATTTTGAAGGCTCAGGTATCTATTTTAATACTGTTATTGGTCCAGTGGAAGTAATTATGCTAGATTCACGCTCTTGTAGGGAAAATAGTAAACGAGGTGAATACGGCTCTTACCTAGGAATAGAGCAATTAAATTGGTTAATAGAAAGATTAAAAAAATCTAAGTCGCCGTTTAAGTTAATTTCTAGTGGAACAATGTGGAGTGATTACATCAGTAATGGCAAAGATTCGTGGGGTACTTGGGATACGCTTGCTCGTGAAGAGATATTCAAATTAATCGAATCGGAAAAGATTCCGGGAGTTATATTTTTAAGTGGTGATCGACATGGTGCACGTGGATTTACCATTCCTCGGTCAACCGGTTTTGAATTTTATGAATTTGAAGCTGGTACGCTTGGCGGTGTGCCAGGTCCAGCAGGAATGGCCAAAGATACTACTCATCAATTATTTGGTTATGATGGAACAGAAGTTATAGCTTTTGGAGAGTTTACATTCGATACAAAAAGTAAAGATACATTTGTAACTTTCAGGTTAGTAGATGAATTTGGAAAAGTTTTAGAAGAACTCAAACTACCATACGAGAGGCTTGTACCTTGA
- a CDS encoding Gfo/Idh/MocA family protein produces the protein MIKYKILCVVFLQFLYTNLFSQNEPLKIGVVGLTHSHVHGILNRNKSHKEFEIVGIVEPNKDLAKRYSEQYNYSMDIVYNTIEEMIKAKKPEAVTAFGNIYDHLKIVEVCAPAGIHVMVEKPLAVSLDHAKKMEKLVDKHGIHLLTNFETTWYPTNQKAYELIQQDTIIGDLRKIVVRDGHKGPKKIGVNKEFLEWLTDPELNGGGAITDFGCYGANLLTWIMEGKKPNSVTAITAQQQPENNPKVDDEAIILLSYDNLVAIIQASWNWPIGRKDMEIYGLKGAIYSDNKHDLRVRITTGYDSFDEEQMELPDRKYPYNDPFVYLASVIHGDIKTEKYDLSSLENNLIVVEILDAAIRSAQLNKTIELK, from the coding sequence ATGATTAAATATAAAATCCTTTGTGTAGTATTCCTTCAATTTTTATATACAAATCTCTTTAGCCAAAATGAGCCTTTAAAAATAGGAGTAGTGGGTTTAACACATTCGCATGTGCATGGTATTTTAAATAGAAACAAATCACATAAAGAGTTTGAGATAGTTGGTATTGTAGAACCAAATAAAGATTTAGCAAAACGATATTCAGAGCAGTATAATTACTCTATGGATATTGTTTATAATACAATAGAGGAAATGATTAAAGCTAAAAAACCTGAGGCTGTAACTGCTTTTGGTAATATATATGATCACCTAAAGATTGTTGAAGTTTGTGCGCCAGCTGGTATTCATGTGATGGTAGAAAAGCCTTTAGCTGTAAGTTTAGATCATGCTAAAAAAATGGAAAAGTTGGTAGATAAGCATGGAATACACTTATTGACCAATTTTGAAACCACTTGGTATCCGACAAACCAAAAAGCCTATGAATTAATACAACAAGATACAATTATTGGAGACCTCAGAAAAATAGTTGTGAGAGATGGACACAAAGGTCCAAAGAAAATAGGAGTGAATAAAGAGTTCTTAGAGTGGTTAACCGATCCAGAATTAAATGGTGGAGGCGCAATTACAGACTTTGGATGTTACGGAGCAAATCTGCTAACTTGGATTATGGAAGGTAAAAAGCCAAACAGTGTAACTGCGATTACAGCCCAACAACAACCTGAAAATAACCCGAAGGTGGATGATGAAGCAATTATACTTTTGTCTTATGATAATTTAGTTGCCATAATTCAAGCATCTTGGAACTGGCCAATTGGTAGAAAAGATATGGAAATTTATGGCTTGAAAGGCGCCATCTATTCTGATAACAAACATGATTTGAGAGTACGAATTACTACTGGTTATGATTCGTTTGATGAAGAACAAATGGAATTGCCAGATAGAAAATACCCTTATAATGATCCTTTTGTTTATCTAGCATCTGTAATTCATGGTGATATCAAGACAGAAAAGTACGATTTATCTTCTTTAGAGAATAATTTAATTGTAGTTGAAATTTTAGATGCTGCTATTAGAAGTGCTCAGTTGAATAAAACCATTGAATTAAAATGA
- a CDS encoding Crp/Fnr family transcriptional regulator has protein sequence MQAVLRDHFEKTISLTDEEFDFVFSHFSLVEFKKNQYVFKKGDKVQHAYFVVAGLLKLVYIDDSANEHIVSFAMEDWWESDFYALFTQSKASMYLQCLEDSQLLSLSLESYQSLCEEMPKMQSFFLQKSNLGFIGSQQRILSLLTTNAKERYEQLITQYPSLLQRVSKTQLATYLGVSRETLSRLYS, from the coding sequence ATGCAAGCAGTTTTAAGAGATCACTTTGAGAAAACAATCTCACTTACTGACGAAGAATTTGACTTTGTGTTTTCTCATTTCTCTTTGGTTGAGTTTAAGAAGAATCAATACGTCTTCAAAAAAGGAGACAAAGTACAGCATGCATATTTTGTAGTGGCAGGATTGCTAAAATTGGTTTACATAGATGATTCAGCCAATGAACATATAGTGTCTTTTGCAATGGAAGATTGGTGGGAAAGTGATTTTTATGCGCTATTTACACAATCAAAAGCAAGTATGTATTTGCAATGTCTCGAAGATTCTCAATTGCTCAGCTTATCGTTAGAATCGTATCAGTCTTTATGTGAAGAGATGCCTAAAATGCAGAGTTTCTTTTTACAGAAATCAAATTTAGGATTTATCGGCTCACAACAACGGATTTTATCTTTACTTACCACAAATGCAAAAGAGCGTTACGAACAACTTATAACTCAATACCCTTCCCTACTCCAACGAGTATCTAAAACACAATTAGCCACATATTTAGGTGTATCAAGAGAAACACTTAGCAGACTTTATTCATAG
- a CDS encoding NmrA family NAD(P)-binding protein — protein sequence MEIVVTGSLGNISKPLAQKLIKNNHSVTIISSSADRKNEIEAIGAKAAIGSLQDAAFLTSTFNGSDAVYAMIPPNFSSPDILSHYRAIGKSYAEAIEKSGVKKVVQLSSWGAHLPKGTGPIVGSYLVEQILNELQGVNICYLRPASFYYNLNHFIPMIKAAGFIGSNYGDTDKLVMVAPQDIADAAIEEIENETTGKKIRYVASDERTCNEIAAVLGAAIGKPDLQWKLFTDEQTQSAMENNHVPSQFAALWVELNAAIHSGIIREDYDLNKPAMGKVKTEDYAKEFASVFNGQ from the coding sequence ATGGAAATTGTAGTAACTGGTTCTTTAGGAAACATAAGTAAACCGCTTGCCCAAAAATTGATAAAGAACAACCATTCGGTAACAATTATCAGTAGTAGTGCGGATAGAAAAAATGAGATAGAAGCAATAGGAGCTAAAGCAGCAATTGGTTCATTACAAGATGCAGCGTTTTTAACTTCTACTTTTAATGGGTCGGATGCAGTTTACGCGATGATCCCACCCAATTTCTCATCACCAGATATCTTATCGCATTACAGAGCTATTGGTAAAAGCTATGCAGAAGCAATAGAAAAATCTGGTGTAAAGAAAGTAGTTCAATTGAGTAGTTGGGGCGCTCATTTGCCCAAAGGAACTGGGCCGATTGTGGGTTCTTATCTTGTAGAGCAAATACTCAACGAATTGCAAGGTGTAAACATTTGCTACTTGAGGCCTGCATCATTTTATTATAATTTAAATCACTTTATCCCGATGATAAAAGCAGCGGGTTTTATTGGGTCAAATTATGGCGATACTGATAAGCTGGTGATGGTTGCGCCACAAGATATTGCCGATGCCGCTATTGAAGAAATAGAAAACGAAACTACAGGTAAAAAGATAAGATATGTGGCTAGCGATGAGCGCACTTGTAATGAGATTGCTGCTGTTTTAGGAGCTGCTATTGGTAAGCCTGATTTGCAATGGAAGCTATTTACAGATGAACAAACACAATCTGCAATGGAAAATAACCATGTACCTTCACAATTTGCAGCGCTTTGGGTGGAACTAAATGCAGCGATACATAGTGGAATTATTAGGGAAGATTACGACCTTAACAAACCAGCAATGGGAAAGGTGAAAACCGAAGATTACGCAAAGGAATTTGCAAGCGTATTTAATGGACAATAA
- a CDS encoding aldo/keto reductase → MEISKTITIGAKTNHSFTIKRFGYGTMRLTGNFVWGEPKNRPEAIEILQTAISKGIYFLDTADFYGQDVTNRLIAEALHPYHEELLICTKVGACRGADKSWRTFDKPENLRASIENNLQTLKLESLPLVHLRVMTHSTTPFEEALQAMFEMQQEGKILHVGLSNVSEEELKTALTMGNIASVENAFGYGQRTSFVSHNQEYRGLQEVMDLCIEHEIPMIPFWSLQNASAAASTDKISVIAEKYQATPAQINLAWLLHLNDLILPIPGTSKLKHFEENIQAFDISLSQEDMDFLA, encoded by the coding sequence ATGGAAATAAGTAAAACAATAACCATAGGCGCAAAAACCAATCATTCATTCACAATCAAAAGGTTTGGATACGGCACAATGCGATTAACAGGCAATTTTGTTTGGGGTGAACCCAAAAATAGACCAGAAGCTATTGAGATTTTACAAACAGCAATCTCAAAAGGAATCTATTTTCTTGATACGGCAGATTTCTATGGTCAAGATGTTACCAATAGATTGATTGCAGAAGCACTACATCCTTATCACGAAGAATTACTGATCTGTACCAAAGTAGGTGCGTGTAGAGGTGCAGACAAAAGTTGGAGAACATTTGACAAACCTGAAAACCTAAGAGCAAGCATTGAAAACAACTTACAGACATTAAAACTTGAAAGCTTACCTTTGGTGCATTTGAGAGTAATGACACACTCTACTACACCTTTTGAAGAAGCCTTGCAAGCGATGTTCGAAATGCAACAAGAAGGTAAAATACTTCATGTTGGATTGAGCAATGTAAGTGAAGAGGAGCTCAAAACAGCACTAACAATGGGAAATATTGCCAGTGTAGAAAATGCTTTTGGCTATGGGCAAAGAACTAGTTTTGTTTCGCATAATCAGGAATATAGGGGTTTGCAGGAGGTAATGGATTTATGCATTGAGCACGAAATTCCTATGATCCCATTTTGGTCTTTACAGAATGCGTCTGCGGCAGCGAGTACCGATAAAATTTCAGTGATTGCAGAAAAGTACCAAGCAACACCTGCTCAAATAAACTTGGCTTGGCTTCTACATCTTAATGATTTGATTTTGCCAATTCCGGGTACATCTAAATTGAAACATTTCGAAGAGAACATTCAGGCTTTTGATATCTCACTGAGCCAAGAAGATATGGATTTTCTGGCTTAA
- a CDS encoding phytanoyl-CoA dioxygenase family protein: protein MKNTDQKEIKRNPALSKSSKVKLSDRSKNEPLRVLSEDDWKFWIENGYIVVKNAIPAAQAKKLTDFLWEYEGKNPEDPETWYKPTLEIKMAELNNTGMVEVYNHQYMWDNRSYPRVHQAFADIWGTEKLWVSIDRANLNFPIRPGHEYKGFIHWDYDPETKPQNVQGVLALVDQTDENMGGFQCIPELFRTYDTWKLTQPKDRNYFKPDTTGFTPTKVKMEAGDLLIFNSSQPHGIRPNNSDKVRVAQYISMMPAEEENLDMKEWRIRCWREKITPEGYAFPGDPLHREKQHSVAELSDLGRKLLGLDKW, encoded by the coding sequence ATGAAAAATACTGATCAGAAAGAAATTAAAAGAAATCCGGCTTTGTCGAAGTCTAGTAAAGTCAAATTGAGTGACCGCAGTAAAAATGAACCGCTTCGAGTTTTAAGTGAAGATGATTGGAAGTTTTGGATAGAAAATGGGTATATAGTTGTCAAAAATGCGATTCCGGCAGCACAAGCAAAAAAGCTTACTGATTTTTTGTGGGAATACGAAGGTAAAAATCCAGAAGACCCGGAGACTTGGTACAAACCAACACTCGAAATAAAAATGGCAGAATTGAATAACACAGGTATGGTTGAGGTTTACAATCATCAATACATGTGGGATAATCGCTCTTATCCAAGGGTGCATCAAGCATTTGCAGATATTTGGGGAACAGAAAAGTTATGGGTAAGTATAGACAGAGCTAACCTAAATTTCCCGATTCGTCCTGGTCATGAATATAAGGGTTTTATACATTGGGATTACGATCCCGAAACGAAACCACAAAATGTGCAAGGAGTGTTGGCTTTAGTAGATCAGACAGATGAAAACATGGGGGGCTTTCAATGTATTCCAGAATTATTTAGAACTTATGATACTTGGAAATTGACTCAGCCTAAAGACCGCAACTATTTTAAACCAGATACAACTGGGTTTACACCAACCAAAGTAAAAATGGAAGCTGGTGATTTGCTGATTTTTAATAGTTCTCAGCCACATGGTATTAGGCCGAATAATAGTGATAAGGTTCGAGTAGCACAATACATTTCGATGATGCCCGCAGAAGAAGAGAACCTAGACATGAAAGAATGGCGAATCCGTTGTTGGCGAGAAAAAATAACTCCAGAAGGTTATGCATTTCCTGGTGATCCTTTGCATAGAGAGAAACAGCATTCAGTGGCTGAACTCTCTGACTTAGGCAGAAAGTTATTAGGTTTAGACAAATGGTAG
- a CDS encoding RidA family protein: protein MEKKVINPWQWQDERSYVQAVETTNVQGTLYVSGQTAIDDQGISSNANMKTQLILAIQNLEKVINDAGYLCENIVRLNVYTTSSEELFNHFDIFQEWISKHNIKQASTLFEVKSLFESLKVELEATVVK, encoded by the coding sequence ATGGAGAAAAAAGTAATAAACCCTTGGCAGTGGCAAGATGAACGTAGTTATGTACAAGCAGTTGAAACAACAAATGTACAAGGGACATTATATGTTTCGGGGCAAACAGCCATAGATGATCAGGGCATTTCGAGCAATGCCAATATGAAAACCCAACTCATACTTGCCATTCAAAACCTAGAGAAAGTAATTAATGATGCTGGTTACCTTTGTGAAAATATTGTTAGACTAAATGTTTATACCACTTCTAGCGAAGAGTTGTTTAATCACTTCGATATATTTCAAGAATGGATAAGCAAGCATAACATCAAACAAGCAAGTACTTTATTTGAAGTAAAAAGTCTGTTTGAATCACTCAAAGTAGAGCTAGAAGCGACTGTAGTTAAATAA
- a CDS encoding helix-turn-helix domain-containing protein: MENKKLDRYKTISQFHKSRDLPNPDHPLISVIDVKDIRNHYQPINMILDYYSISLKRNFSSKFIYGQNEYDYDDGVMYFISPNQIFKIEHSKDELLKQTGWLLLIHPDFLWNTSLANTIKQYEYFGYSVNEALFLSDKEEGIINNIIQNIKDESHANIDVFTQKIILSHIETLLNYAERFYQRQFITRKKSNHKILERLETLLTDYFNRDDLVINGLPSVQSIAEQLHVSPNYLSGLLKVLTGQSTQQHIQGKLIEKAKEKLSTTDLTVSEIAYILGFEHSQSFSKLFKTKTNLSPLEFRQSFK, from the coding sequence ATGGAAAATAAAAAACTAGATAGATACAAAACGATCAGTCAATTTCATAAGTCTAGAGATTTGCCTAATCCAGATCATCCATTAATTAGCGTGATTGATGTAAAGGATATCAGAAATCATTATCAGCCGATTAATATGATTCTGGATTACTATTCAATTTCTTTAAAGCGAAACTTCTCCAGTAAATTCATTTATGGTCAAAATGAGTATGATTACGACGATGGTGTGATGTATTTCATCTCACCAAATCAAATTTTTAAGATAGAGCATAGCAAAGATGAACTGTTAAAACAGACTGGCTGGTTGTTGTTAATTCATCCAGATTTTTTGTGGAATACCTCATTAGCTAATACCATTAAGCAGTATGAATATTTTGGCTATTCGGTAAATGAAGCATTATTTCTTTCAGATAAAGAAGAAGGAATTATCAATAACATCATCCAAAATATTAAAGATGAGTCTCATGCTAATATTGATGTTTTTACTCAAAAAATAATCCTTTCGCACATCGAAACTTTGCTAAACTATGCAGAGCGTTTTTACCAAAGGCAGTTTATTACCCGTAAAAAGTCTAATCACAAAATACTTGAGCGATTAGAAACTTTACTAACCGATTATTTTAATCGAGACGATTTGGTAATTAATGGATTGCCAAGTGTGCAATCTATTGCTGAACAATTGCATGTTTCACCAAACTATTTGAGTGGTTTGTTAAAAGTGCTTACAGGGCAAAGTACTCAGCAACATATACAAGGGAAGTTAATTGAAAAGGCAAAAGAAAAGCTTTCTACCACAGATTTAACTGTAAGTGAAATAGCCTATATTTTAGGTTTTGAGCATTCACAAAGCTTTAGTAAACTGTTTAAAACAAAGACTAATCTTTCGCCACTAGAATTTAGACAATCGTTTAAGTGA